In the Tepidimicrobium xylanilyticum genome, one interval contains:
- a CDS encoding helix-turn-helix domain-containing protein codes for MFKNARLKSGLTIEEAAAKNHISQRALINYEQNITIPGPDVTLRMSKVYKDPWLTQRYCKDYCAIGQAYSYEILDNVNLDPASVLLKLVGEMDEAQRVLTNMLAIAVNKNEREDFKEDEWEKFVRYLHEFLDVEHNVEILKISLNKWCDMAEIIAEHNKKCNERGYVKKCKYEKKTSQTAI; via the coding sequence ATGTTTAAAAATGCAAGACTAAAAAGTGGATTAACAATAGAAGAAGCAGCAGCTAAAAATCATATAAGTCAAAGAGCTTTAATAAATTATGAACAAAATATTACTATACCAGGTCCAGATGTGACATTAAGAATGAGCAAAGTGTATAAAGATCCATGGCTAACACAGAGATATTGCAAAGATTATTGTGCTATAGGACAAGCATATTCATATGAAATACTTGACAACGTAAATTTAGATCCAGCAAGTGTTCTTCTTAAGCTAGTTGGAGAAATGGACGAAGCTCAAAGAGTATTAACTAATATGTTAGCAATAGCAGTAAATAAAAATGAAAGAGAAGATTTCAAAGAAGATGAATGGGAAAAGTTTGTTAGGTATCTACATGAATTTCTTGATGTAGAACACAATGTAGAAATATTAAAAATATCACTCAACAAATGGTGTGATATGGCTGAAATAATAGCAGAACATAATAAAAAATGCAACGAAAGAGGATATGTAAAAAAATGCAAGTATGAAAAAAAGACCTCTCAGACAGCCATCTGA
- a CDS encoding helix-turn-helix domain-containing protein, which produces MNELLKKLRIEKGYTQQDMADKLGYSGKSSYCLLENGVVKITIDKAKRIAEILEVDPSIFFKHKVEETSTNNKDQTA; this is translated from the coding sequence GTGAACGAATTACTAAAAAAGTTACGAATTGAAAAGGGCTATACACAACAAGACATGGCTGATAAGCTTGGTTATAGTGGCAAAAGTAGTTATTGTTTACTAGAAAACGGTGTAGTTAAGATAACGATAGATAAAGCTAAACGAATTGCAGAAATATTAGAAGTGGATCCATCAATTTTTTTCAAACATAAAGTTGAAGAAACTTCAACTAATAATAAAGATCAAACAGCCTAA
- a CDS encoding helix-turn-helix domain-containing protein → MSSLAKRIKELRQERNLTQEEFGNIFGIVKSTVSLYESGKSTPDDELKKKIAKYFNVSLDYLMGVSDVRNPYKETSENKIIKDDGYELTPEEKELLETITSDPELSVLFHDLKSAPKKKIKQLLKTWEFINEQFEEMEKELDDEE, encoded by the coding sequence ATGTCATCATTAGCAAAACGAATTAAAGAATTAAGGCAAGAAAGAAATTTGACACAAGAAGAGTTCGGAAATATATTTGGTATTGTAAAATCCACTGTTTCTTTATATGAAAGTGGGAAAAGTACTCCGGATGATGAGTTAAAGAAGAAAATAGCTAAATATTTTAATGTATCTTTAGATTATCTTATGGGTGTTTCGGATGTAAGAAACCCATATAAAGAAACATCAGAAAATAAAATTATAAAAGATGATGGATATGAGCTAACTCCTGAGGAAAAAGAGCTTCTCGAAACCATAACATCAGATCCAGAGCTTTCTGTTCTATTCCATGACCTTAAATCAGCACCTAAAAAGAAAATAAAACAATTGCTTAAAACATGGGAATTTATCAATGAACAGTTTGAAGAAATGGAAAAGGAATTGGATGATGAGGAATAA
- a CDS encoding coiled-coil domain-containing protein: MNNDILYQILNELKELKENQNSMQDQMNDMQNQINGMQNQMNDMQNQINGMQSQINSMLNEFNKIREELVDTKKELSNEISSVKSELKDFREETNTRFDALEDRLDEMEAVNGKRHLDFVKELKELRHSVNRIEINTAENWRDIARLKAMRKYK; this comes from the coding sequence ATGAACAATGATATTCTTTATCAGATACTTAATGAACTGAAAGAACTTAAAGAAAATCAAAATTCAATGCAAGACCAAATGAATGACATGCAAAACCAAATAAATGGTATGCAAAATCAAATGAATGATATGCAAAACCAAATAAATGGTATGCAAAGCCAAATAAATAGTATGCTAAATGAGTTTAATAAAATCAGAGAAGAACTAGTAGATACAAAAAAAGAATTAAGTAATGAAATCAGTAGTGTAAAAAGTGAACTCAAAGACTTTAGAGAAGAAACTAATACAAGATTCGATGCTTTAGAGGATAGATTGGATGAAATGGAAGCTGTTAATGGAAAAAGACATCTTGATTTTGTTAAGGAATTAAAAGAACTAAGACATTCAGTTAATAGAATTGAAATAAATACTGCAGAAAACTGGAGAGATATTGCTAGACTCAAGGCTATGAGAAAATATAAATAG
- a CDS encoding ImmA/IrrE family metallo-endopeptidase yields MILGDFIPNQQTNYLENKANEILLDNFIEHPYEIDLETIIDINYKNIKVFYSNQDSKVIIKRNMAVIIVNDRLEYRKQREELAEEFCHFLLHCGNQINYKYDIVLDKQEQQAKRMSAYLLCPLYMLKTITIPMDTYCTIHELADIFNVTYEFMKYRLSLIWGQDLNLITVHNGEFYGNISIE; encoded by the coding sequence ATGATATTAGGTGACTTTATACCGAATCAGCAAACTAATTATCTTGAAAACAAAGCTAATGAAATCCTTTTAGATAACTTCATTGAGCATCCATACGAGATAGATCTTGAGACAATAATTGATATAAATTATAAAAATATAAAAGTTTTCTATTCTAATCAAGATAGTAAAGTCATTATAAAAAGAAATATGGCTGTAATTATTGTTAATGATAGGCTTGAATATAGAAAGCAACGTGAGGAATTAGCTGAAGAATTCTGTCACTTTTTATTACATTGCGGTAATCAGATCAATTATAAATACGATATCGTTTTAGACAAGCAAGAACAGCAGGCTAAAAGAATGTCTGCCTATCTTCTCTGCCCTTTATATATGCTAAAAACTATAACTATTCCTATGGATACATATTGCACAATCCATGAGCTAGCAGACATATTTAATGTTACATACGAGTTTATGAAATATAGATTAAGCCTTATTTGGGGACAAGACTTGAATTTAATAACAGTACACAACGGAGAATTCTATGGAAATATATCTATAGAATAA
- a CDS encoding DUF4236 domain-containing protein, whose product MGFRVRRSINLGGGFRINVSKSGIGYSWGVPGYRITKTAKGNIRKTYSLPGTGISYVEETSGREKRKRNSSINYSYVQEPTMEDVVSADIENYRPAEYEDFVKSIERIVNINKLANWLCVSIVLSAFPIFLVTGIIGIILKIYVRTKGKMNLEYEMDKFYIEKHKKLVNAWTTLSKSSQLLQIIQTGKVHNKKIHAGASQLVNPKPFIITTKLPFYLKTDIDIIQLKLMKENLIFFPDKILILQGSKVGSIDYSDISIEVGNVPFVVEVAPKDATIINYTWEKVNKDGSPDRRYKGNRQLPICNYGKIEITSYSGLNILIYCSNLSNTALFKEMMIN is encoded by the coding sequence ATGGGGTTTAGAGTAAGGAGAAGTATTAATTTAGGCGGAGGTTTTAGAATAAATGTTAGCAAAAGCGGTATTGGTTACAGCTGGGGAGTTCCGGGATACAGAATAACCAAAACTGCTAAAGGTAATATTAGAAAAACATATTCTTTACCTGGCACTGGAATAAGTTATGTCGAAGAAACAAGTGGAAGGGAAAAACGAAAAAGAAATAGCAGCATCAATTATAGTTATGTTCAAGAGCCTACAATGGAAGATGTTGTTAGTGCTGATATTGAAAATTACAGGCCAGCAGAATATGAAGATTTTGTTAAATCTATTGAACGAATAGTAAATATAAATAAGTTAGCTAATTGGCTATGTGTTTCTATCGTTTTGTCAGCTTTCCCTATTTTTTTAGTTACAGGTATAATCGGTATTATTCTTAAAATTTATGTTAGAACTAAAGGTAAAATGAACTTGGAATATGAGATGGATAAATTTTATATAGAAAAGCACAAAAAATTAGTAAATGCTTGGACAACCTTAAGTAAATCTTCTCAATTATTGCAAATAATACAAACCGGAAAAGTTCATAATAAGAAAATTCATGCAGGTGCCTCACAATTGGTAAATCCTAAACCTTTTATAATCACAACTAAACTTCCATTTTACTTAAAAACAGATATAGATATTATTCAATTAAAACTCATGAAAGAAAATCTGATTTTTTTTCCGGATAAAATTCTTATACTTCAAGGTTCTAAAGTAGGATCAATAGATTATTCCGATATCTCTATTGAAGTTGGTAACGTACCCTTTGTTGTTGAAGTTGCGCCAAAAGATGCTACCATAATTAATTACACATGGGAAAAAGTTAATAAAGATGGTTCTCCAGATAGAAGGTATAAGGGGAATAGACAGTTACCTATATGTAATTATGGCA